Part of the Vibrio penaeicida genome is shown below.
GTCGTGCAAGCTTAATAGGGTTACCTGATAACACCTTTGGTCGATATGTTCGCGTTACAGTGGAAGATGCCGCAACCTACAATGGAAGTTGGGTTAGCATCAGAGAGTTGGAGGTGTTCGGTAAGCCGTCCACTCTAGAGAGCGTTTCATTAAACAAACCAGTGACTTGCAGCGATGAACCGCAACCTCAATACAGCTGCAACCAAGTTGTAGATGGAAGTGACAGTGCAGGAGACCGTTGGTCGGCGATGACGTTCCCACAAAGTGTGGAAGTGGATCTCGGTTCTTTATACACATTGAATGGTTTCGCTTTGAGTGCTGTTAATAACCGAGAATACAACTTCAATATTGAAGTGAAAGCGACGGAAGCTGCCGATTATCAGTTGATCAGCGATGTGGTGGGTGGTGATGGAACTGGGCAATACCAAGCCCTTACTCCTGTCATTGCTCGATACGCTAAACTGACCGTAACGGGCATAGCCGACAATTCTTCTAATTGGGTGAGCTTAAGAGAGTGGGATCTGTTTGGACGTGAATATTCTCCAGCCATAATCCAGCCCACGTCGTTTACGTGTAACAGTGAGCCGCAATCTCAATACGGCTGCGAAAACTTGTTTGACGGTAGCTCGTCGTCTGGAGACAGGTGGTCGACAGATGGTTATGGTGTCGTAGAAGCTGAACTGGGTAATGAAAAATCCATTCGCTCTTATAGCTTAAGTACCTTTCAAGACCGAAAATATGGTTATAAATTGGAAGCGTTAAACTCAAATGGTGAGTATGTCACTATAGATGAACGAGGCAGCAATGCATCTGAACCAGGCGTTCAACATATTCTGCCTGTGTCTGTAAACACCTCCAAAGTACGTCTAACGGTTACAGAGTTCCCACCAGGGATTATTCCATGGACAAGCTTGACAGAGCTTTCGCTATACGAGTAAAACTCAGCGCCCTGTGATAGCAGGGCGTTTATCTTTTCGGGAGTGAATGTTAAAGCATTAAAGAGTTAAAGAGTTAAAGAGTTAAAGAGTTAAAGAGTTAAAGAGTTAAAGAGTTTACTTGCTCTCGTATCTGCGCTGAAAACCCTGTTGCGTGTATAGATATAGGTCTAATTCTTGCGATATGCCGCAGAAATTCGCCAGCTTCTTGATGGTTTTGTAATCTTGGACACACCAGATCAATAGCTTATGTGTTAAATTTTATCTCCACTTGGTTGTGAGCTTTTAAAACAAGCCAAACCAGATCTGAACAAGTAGTTTGCGTTGAAATAGGATGTTTTGATGTTTAAAAAAGTGGATGTTCCGAGTATGACTTCAGCAGGGTTGAAAGTAGGTGACTCTGTGATTTCGTTAGACAGAATTGAAGAACTGTATGTGAAGGATTACACCACAATAGACAAGGTGAAAAGAGCTGCACTGATAGCATTCGTGTTTGGTTTTGTTGCCTTGCTTGTCCACCCATTGTACGCCGGATTGCCTGTCTTTTTATTGGTGTATTGGTTCGCGTATGCTAAATCACCCATCTATGAATTGCGCGCGGTTGTTAAATCGGGCAACCCCGAAACCGAAGATTTGGATACCGGATTACATAAAACTGTATCCAGAGAAGATTACATATTGGTGATCGAAAAATTCCACGCCATTAAAGCGTACAATGAAATGACAGCGCATTGAGGGTATAGACGTGTCTATTAACTATTTTTCACGTCTATCTTTATTTATTGTACTGAAAATAAGTATGTACTGCCCCGAAAGAAGGTTTTCGCTCACTAATCATTGCTTATAACTTGACGAGTACATTTTCAATTGGGGCAACAGTGAAAATGTCGACACTTTTCAGGCTCCATTCCTTCCTCAACATACTCACATGAGATCTTGCTAGGATACCGCTCTAACAAAAGAACTCTGGCATTAAGGCAAACAAACGGTAAAAGCCTTATTTAAATCCAAGTTTCTTCAACAATAGAGCAGCAGGACAGAAGTGAGTAAATGCACTTTGGATCAAATTAATCCCAACAAATATGGTTAACCCTACGAAGTATGGGTGAGCAAACTGAGTTAAAACAAGCGAGATTAACACCATACTTCCAGCCAGTATTCGAACACCATTTTCTACAGTCATAGCCATATCTCCATCAAGAATGTATATGAATCATACGCCCTTATGTAAGTATTGTCTAATATATGTTGCGCTAAAGTAGCTTTTACTAACTTTGTGTTGAAGTTCGTATATACGACTAACCCATAAAAGTGACGCGCTTTATCAAGCCATCTTCAACTTCATATGCAGCAATAATCTTCAAGCTATTTTCAATTTCTTCAGACGCCAAGCTCGACGATTCTGCCAATTCATGATCAACCAAAAA
Proteins encoded:
- a CDS encoding YgaP family membrane protein → MTVENGVRILAGSMVLISLVLTQFAHPYFVGLTIFVGINLIQSAFTHFCPAALLLKKLGFK